A portion of the Candidatus Pristimantibacillus lignocellulolyticus genome contains these proteins:
- a CDS encoding exonuclease domain-containing protein has product MKEPNGVGRMWNLYRTGGFTPAIASMLGSQNAQHMAQIRNMNREQRRTSALDATLDSLEVVVFDLETTGFSPNNGDEIISFGAVSVRGGKIIEEESFYSLVNPKRNIPLNISELTGISNEMVKDAPDLIQVLSSFMSFIGKRILVAHASGHDKQFLNQALWRTSKTNLNHRVIDTIMLAKWLEPGLPQYDLDTLLLRNEIPIANRHHALEDSIMTAKLWNKYMDKISLKKNIVTLGDVYAYLSQH; this is encoded by the coding sequence ATGAAAGAGCCTAATGGTGTCGGGAGAATGTGGAATTTATATCGAACAGGTGGCTTTACACCTGCTATCGCTTCAATGCTTGGGTCCCAAAATGCTCAGCATATGGCACAAATTCGAAATATGAATCGCGAACAACGCAGAACATCAGCGCTTGATGCGACACTAGATAGTTTAGAGGTTGTTGTGTTTGATTTGGAAACAACGGGGTTCAGTCCAAACAATGGTGATGAAATCATTTCATTCGGTGCAGTTAGTGTGCGAGGTGGTAAAATTATTGAAGAGGAAAGCTTCTACTCTTTAGTTAATCCTAAAAGGAATATTCCACTTAATATATCGGAACTAACAGGAATCAGCAATGAAATGGTTAAGGATGCCCCTGATCTTATACAAGTATTAAGTAGTTTTATGTCTTTTATCGGAAAAAGGATACTAGTTGCTCATGCTTCAGGACATGATAAGCAATTTCTGAATCAAGCATTATGGCGCACCTCTAAAACAAATTTGAATCATAGAGTTATTGATACAATAATGCTTGCAAAATGGCTTGAGCCTGGACTCCCTCAATATGATCTCGATACATTACTGCTTCGTAATGAAATTCCTATCGCTAATCGCCATCATGCATTAGAAGATTCTATAATGACAGCAAAGTTATGGAATAAATATATGGATAAAATATCACTCAAAAAAAACATAGTCACACTAGGTGATGTTTACGCCTATTTAAGTCAACATTAA
- a CDS encoding DUF294 nucleotidyltransferase-like domain-containing protein: MEIAKFAKLKDEISSAKNVTQLRGLRDQFQQSTGHIEQLHGAYDIEQWNFHINDVHDTLIRKTVALAELRMVGEGLGPPPTSYSYLLLGSGGRSEQTLASDQDSALIYEDTFNNEEVKQYYINFSGRVVDMLKQLGYPPCDGKVQSNELMWCQSETEWKQKLENWFIDASWESIRYLLICADARCIAGNEQLFNRISDYYKLGLFRHVTIMERMIDNTVQYKMLVGVFGQFITDRYGDHVGSIDVKYGAYIPIVNSIRWLALNNHVPSTSTISRIDSLFDKEVISVSEYKQYREAFLQMLSLRLRAGHRLEDGYYEGYSKLNPKKLDSDEIRDLKKNLKIGKEIQRHVLREFGRLK, from the coding sequence TTGGAAATTGCTAAATTTGCTAAGCTGAAAGATGAAATTTCGAGTGCAAAAAATGTAACGCAACTACGTGGCTTGAGAGATCAATTTCAACAATCAACAGGGCATATTGAGCAACTGCATGGCGCGTATGACATTGAACAATGGAATTTTCATATCAATGATGTACATGACACTCTGATTAGGAAAACCGTTGCATTAGCAGAATTAAGAATGGTAGGAGAGGGCCTAGGGCCCCCTCCTACTTCATATTCATATCTATTGCTAGGTAGTGGTGGCAGAAGTGAGCAGACGCTAGCTAGTGATCAAGATAGTGCCCTCATCTACGAAGATACTTTTAACAATGAGGAAGTAAAGCAATATTACATCAATTTCTCAGGACGAGTTGTAGACATGTTGAAACAACTTGGCTATCCTCCATGTGATGGGAAAGTTCAAAGTAATGAGCTAATGTGGTGTCAGTCAGAAACGGAATGGAAACAGAAATTGGAAAATTGGTTTATTGATGCCTCTTGGGAGTCCATTCGTTATTTACTAATCTGTGCAGACGCGAGATGTATTGCTGGTAATGAACAACTTTTCAATCGTATAAGTGATTATTACAAATTAGGATTGTTTCGACACGTAACAATAATGGAACGAATGATTGATAATACGGTACAGTACAAAATGTTAGTTGGTGTTTTTGGTCAATTTATTACGGATCGTTATGGTGATCATGTTGGTAGTATTGATGTCAAATATGGCGCATACATACCAATAGTTAATTCCATCCGTTGGTTAGCATTGAACAATCATGTTCCAAGCACATCCACGATTAGTCGAATTGATAGCTTATTTGATAAAGAAGTTATTTCGGTAAGTGAATATAAACAATATCGAGAGGCCTTTCTACAGATGTTGAGCTTGCGTTTACGAGCGGGGCATCGTTTGGAGGATGGGTATTATGAAGGTTATAGCAAACTTAATCCGAAAAAGTTAGATTCGGATGAAATAAGAGATCTCAAGAAAAATTTAAAAATTGGAAAAGAAATTCAAAGGCATGTACTAAGAGAATTTGGAAGGTTAAAGTAG
- a CDS encoding zinc metallopeptidase, giving the protein MMIVLIILAFGLTIWAQFKVKGTFKKWSTVATSSGLTGYQAARRMLDSNGLQHIPIEPIAGSLTDHYDPINRVVRLSEPVYYERSISAIAVACHEIGHAIQHKESYPFLVARHKIFPVVNFASGVAPFLLIAGFLFQMMGLAQLGVIFFACTVLFQLITLPVEFNASNRARDVMISEGFIRSDEEKGVAKVLNSAALTYVAAALLSLLELIRYVLIVTQNRE; this is encoded by the coding sequence ATGATGATAGTTCTCATTATTTTGGCCTTTGGATTGACGATTTGGGCACAATTCAAAGTAAAAGGCACATTTAAGAAATGGTCAACAGTTGCAACTTCTAGTGGATTGACTGGATACCAAGCAGCTCGTCGTATGTTAGATAGCAACGGATTACAACACATTCCGATCGAACCGATTGCTGGTTCACTGACAGATCATTATGATCCAATTAATCGTGTAGTTAGACTATCTGAACCTGTTTACTATGAAAGATCAATTAGCGCTATTGCGGTAGCTTGTCATGAGATCGGCCATGCTATTCAACATAAAGAATCATATCCATTTTTAGTAGCGCGTCACAAAATTTTCCCAGTAGTTAATTTCGCTTCTGGTGTAGCACCATTTCTATTAATCGCAGGTTTTCTTTTCCAAATGATGGGCCTTGCTCAACTTGGTGTAATATTCTTTGCTTGTACTGTATTGTTCCAACTCATTACATTACCCGTTGAGTTCAACGCAAGTAACCGAGCAAGAGATGTAATGATATCTGAAGGATTTATTCGTAGTGATGAAGAAAAAGGCGTTGCTAAAGTGCTTAACTCTGCCGCACTTACATATGTTGCTGCAGCACTTCTATCTCTATTAGAGCTTATCCGTTACGTTCTTATCGTTACACAAAACCGCGAATAA
- a CDS encoding MerR family transcriptional regulator — protein sequence MNEAILYRIGELSKLANISPRTIDYYTSIGLILPTMRTDNKYRLYNVETLQRLERIESLKKDKHTLDEIKEILAQWDSITSQKKLSLKLSELEQQLSVLQREVKQLEPVLDQLKPKQAKHLYTRLLPQTAACIEALMLLMNKSSLM from the coding sequence TTGAACGAAGCAATATTATATAGGATTGGTGAACTTTCGAAACTTGCTAACATTAGCCCTCGGACGATTGATTACTATACATCTATTGGACTTATTCTGCCTACTATGCGTACAGATAATAAGTATCGTTTGTACAATGTTGAAACCTTACAACGATTAGAACGTATTGAATCATTAAAAAAAGATAAACATACGTTAGATGAGATAAAAGAGATTTTGGCACAATGGGATAGCATCACTTCTCAAAAGAAGTTAAGTTTAAAACTTTCAGAACTAGAACAACAACTTTCTGTTCTTCAACGTGAAGTTAAGCAATTAGAACCGGTTCTGGACCAACTTAAGCCTAAGCAAGCAAAACATCTTTACACTCGATTGTTGCCTCAAACAGCAGCTTGTATAGAAGCTTTGATGCTATTAATGAACAAAAGCTCACTTATGTAA
- a CDS encoding ammonium transporter translates to MIKKTLLALGLISMVFPLAAYASEADIANLTMGLDSLWIMLAFILVLLMQGGFILLEAGSTRMKNAGHVAGKTIFTVGLAAIVYWAVGYGIAFGSSASEGMSPFIGWGEFFFSPATEVLEGESFPASVFFLFQLAFAAISLSIAWGGFAERAKLGSYVIFTLFYVSFIYPIVAHWIWGGGWLADHGAQDFAGSTVVHLSGAVAALVATILLKPRIGKFNKDGSPNEILGHNQVFTALSVLLLWVGWFGFNAGSTVAIGDGFFAYVGFTTMIAAGAGGVSALLISWAVSGKADITSMLNGVLGGLVAITASCAFVDPWAAAVIGLIAGVLVFYSVKMFEKLKIDDPIYALSVHGMAGVWGTLANGIFATQALAEKVGVGQGGLLDTGSFKQLWVQIESVVFAGVFVAVSSFIVLGIMKKVMGFRVTEEQEIVGLDLSEHGAYGYPEQLTKSENA, encoded by the coding sequence ATGATTAAAAAAACATTACTGGCTTTAGGGTTGATATCGATGGTCTTCCCGCTTGCAGCATACGCTTCTGAAGCAGATATTGCAAACCTTACTATGGGATTAGATTCACTTTGGATTATGTTGGCATTTATCCTAGTACTATTGATGCAAGGTGGTTTCATTCTACTAGAAGCTGGTTCCACTCGGATGAAAAATGCAGGGCATGTCGCAGGTAAAACAATTTTCACAGTCGGTTTAGCAGCAATCGTTTATTGGGCAGTAGGATATGGAATAGCGTTCGGTTCGTCGGCTTCAGAAGGTATGAGTCCATTTATTGGTTGGGGCGAATTCTTCTTCTCTCCGGCAACAGAAGTACTTGAAGGAGAAAGTTTTCCAGCATCAGTTTTCTTCTTATTCCAATTAGCGTTTGCAGCAATTTCACTTTCAATTGCATGGGGTGGATTTGCAGAACGAGCTAAATTAGGTTCGTATGTTATCTTTACATTATTCTATGTATCATTTATTTATCCGATTGTAGCGCACTGGATTTGGGGTGGCGGTTGGTTAGCTGATCATGGCGCACAAGACTTTGCAGGTTCAACAGTTGTCCATTTATCAGGTGCAGTAGCGGCTCTAGTAGCAACAATTTTACTTAAGCCACGTATCGGTAAATTCAACAAGGATGGTTCTCCGAACGAAATATTAGGACATAACCAAGTATTTACAGCATTATCTGTTCTTTTACTATGGGTAGGTTGGTTCGGTTTCAACGCTGGTTCAACAGTAGCAATCGGAGATGGATTCTTCGCTTATGTTGGTTTCACTACAATGATTGCTGCAGGTGCTGGTGGTGTTTCTGCACTATTAATTTCATGGGCAGTAAGTGGTAAAGCTGATATTACATCAATGCTTAACGGTGTTCTTGGTGGTTTGGTAGCAATTACAGCATCTTGTGCATTCGTAGATCCTTGGGCAGCTGCAGTAATTGGTCTAATCGCTGGTGTGCTTGTGTTCTATAGCGTTAAAATGTTTGAAAAACTTAAAATTGATGATCCAATCTATGCATTGTCTGTTCACGGTATGGCAGGTGTATGGGGTACGCTAGCTAACGGTATCTTCGCTACACAAGCACTTGCTGAAAAAGTTGGTGTTGGTCAAGGTGGTTTACTTGATACAGGTAGCTTCAAACAACTTTGGGTTCAAATCGAATCAGTTGTATTTGCTGGAGTATTCGTAGCAGTTTCTTCATTCATCGTTCTTGGAATTATGAAAAAAGTAATGGGCTTCCGTGTAACTGAAGAACAAGAGATTGTAGGTCTTGACTTGTCGGAGCATGGTGCATATGGATATCCTGAGCAATTAACGAAAAGTGAAAATGCTTAA